Proteins co-encoded in one Lates calcarifer isolate ASB-BC8 linkage group LG17, TLL_Latcal_v3, whole genome shotgun sequence genomic window:
- the LOC108877408 gene encoding prostaglandin F2-alpha receptor-like — translation MSANESSESGCRSEVRLDNSTCTQKELSVTPSVISMTVGIFSNSLALFILAKSYNRIRIKCRASFLLFASSLVVTDLLGHLISGSLVIFVYSSHKKWEMFDPHRIVCGVFGACLVFFGLSPLFLGSAMAVERCIGVTRPIFHSTVLAPHHMKRLLVITWLLPALVAVLPVLLQRPYEVQISRSFCFFHTEKPKDWLDVFLPLLFSMLGLLALLLSIVCNALTSCVLLQARLRRKHHCRGTSYHTEMICQLLAIMLVSCVCWGPLLIHVIILSTRATDEPTSLTLLTVVRMATWNQILDPWVYILLRRAVLRKIFKLSRCCWGSTSQDLHSWQRSMLRSSIETSNSGAGPSACHCLSRLPPPDTTIKSIT, via the exons ATGTCAGCCAATGAGAGCTCAGAGTCaggctgcaggtcagaggtcagactggACAACAGCACCTGCACACAGAAGGAGCTGTCCGTCACCCCCTCCGTCATCTCCATGACTGTGGGCATCTTCTCCAACAGCCTCGCCCTATTCATCCTGGCCAAATCCTACAACCGCATCCGGATCAAGTGCAGGGCGTCCTTCCTGCTGTTTGCCAGCAGTCTGGTGGTCACTGACCTACTGGGTCACCTCATCAGTGGCTCCCTGGTGATTTTTGTCTACAGCTCTCACAAGAAATGGGAGATGTTTGACCCTCACCGCATCGTGTGCGGCGTCTTTGGGGCGTGCTTGGTGTTCTTCGGCCTGAGCCCCCTGTTCCTGGGGAGTGCCATGGCGGTGGAGCGCTGCATCGGTGTCACAAGGCCCATCTTCCACTCCACCGTGCTGGCTCCCCACCACATGAAAAGGCTGCTGGTTATCACATGGCTGCTCCCTGCCCTGGTGGCTGtgctgcctgtgctgctgcagagacccTACGAGGTTCAGATCTCCAGGAGCTTTTGCTTCTTCCACACGGAGAAACCCAAAGACTGGCTGGATGTGTTCCTGCCTCTGCTTTTCTCTATGCTCGGGCTGCTCGCACTGCTGCTCTCCATTGTATGCAACGCTCTGACAAGCTGTGTTCTGCTGCAGGCCAGGCTGCGCCGCAAGCATCACTGCAGGGGCACTTCTTACCACACAGAAATGATCTGCCAGCTCCTGGCCATCATGTTGGTGTCTTGCGTTTGCTGGGGCCCATTACTG ATTCATGTCATCATTCTCAGCACCAGAGCCACAGACGAGCCCACGTCCCTCACTCTGCTGACGGTGGTACGCATGGCCACGTGGAACCAGATCCTGGACCCTTGGGTCTACATCCTGCTGAGGAGAGCTGTTCTGAGGAAAATCTTCAAGTTGTCCCGCTGCTGCTGGGGTTCAACGTCTCAAGACCTGCACAGCTGGCAGCGCAGCATGCTCCGCAGCTCCATTGAGACCAGCAACTCTGGTGCCGGCCCGTCTGCCTGCCACTGCCTCAGCAGGTTACCTCCTCCAGATACTACGATCAAATCAATTACCTGA